A window of the Salegentibacter mishustinae genome harbors these coding sequences:
- a CDS encoding RagB/SusD family nutrient uptake outer membrane protein encodes MKIKIQNILLGLFGFFSLTSCEPEWLEETTSLQIRAEEQFKSEEGYKDALIGVYIGMTNPNLYAKDLSWNLVDILGQQHADLPNLALYSDVQQFEYRTNLSTPQIDGIWQKSYNTIANINIALDYIDQNSEVLHPLNYNLIKGELLGLRAFLHFDLLRLYGVEGMSNQNVSGELAIPYILDYSKNITPQLTYAETFNLMETDIQESLELLQSDPIYSAVNLDSDEFEEINRDNFYDNREQRMNYYAVKALQARVLQWQGGTDNLFEARLAAQEVIDDAPFALVNSESYNVSNDPILYPEILFSLDVTGLADLANPYFDASSNTNYDALFYTEAMATDIFETQNVNIGVADVRYNTMLTGQTRGLVSTKIIQRSSAYPNQVPLIKLPEMYYVAAEAYISSGELNKAAQYLNDVRASRGILEPIADTLNGEEMELELMKEYRKEFISEGQLFYFYKRNGLTQIPGVSETVIMDEEEYVLPIPDNEIEFGNR; translated from the coding sequence ATGAAAATAAAAATTCAAAATATATTACTGGGATTATTTGGCTTCTTCTCGCTCACTTCATGTGAACCAGAATGGCTGGAGGAAACTACTTCCTTGCAAATACGAGCCGAAGAGCAATTTAAATCTGAAGAAGGATACAAGGATGCCTTAATTGGTGTTTATATCGGAATGACAAATCCTAATCTTTATGCAAAGGATTTATCCTGGAACCTGGTTGATATATTAGGTCAGCAACATGCCGATCTACCAAACCTAGCTCTTTATTCAGACGTACAACAATTTGAGTATAGAACAAATCTTTCTACCCCCCAAATTGATGGAATCTGGCAAAAATCATATAATACTATTGCTAACATTAATATAGCTTTAGATTATATAGATCAGAATAGTGAAGTACTTCACCCTCTAAATTATAATCTGATAAAAGGTGAACTTCTTGGACTTAGAGCGTTTTTACACTTTGATTTACTAAGGTTATATGGTGTTGAAGGAATGTCCAATCAGAATGTTTCAGGCGAATTAGCAATCCCGTATATCCTTGACTACTCAAAAAATATTACTCCACAGCTAACCTACGCTGAAACTTTCAATCTTATGGAAACGGATATTCAGGAGTCTTTGGAGCTTCTACAAAGCGATCCTATTTACAGTGCGGTAAATTTGGATAGCGATGAGTTTGAAGAAATTAACCGGGATAACTTCTATGACAATAGGGAGCAACGCATGAATTATTATGCGGTAAAAGCACTGCAGGCAAGAGTACTCCAATGGCAGGGAGGTACTGATAACCTTTTCGAAGCAAGGCTTGCAGCCCAGGAAGTTATTGATGACGCTCCGTTTGCTTTGGTTAACTCTGAATCCTATAATGTTAGCAATGATCCCATTCTTTATCCGGAAATTCTTTTCTCATTGGATGTAACCGGCCTTGCCGATTTAGCTAATCCCTATTTCGATGCCAGCTCCAATACTAACTATGATGCCCTCTTTTATACCGAAGCAATGGCCACCGATATCTTCGAAACTCAGAATGTTAATATAGGGGTTGCCGATGTTAGATATAATACCATGTTAACAGGTCAAACAAGAGGATTAGTTAGTACAAAAATAATTCAACGTTCTAGTGCTTATCCTAATCAGGTTCCGTTAATTAAACTTCCTGAAATGTATTATGTAGCTGCAGAAGCCTATATCAGCTCAGGTGAATTGAATAAAGCGGCACAGTATCTTAATGATGTACGTGCTAGCAGAGGAATTTTAGAACCTATTGCTGATACTCTAAATGGTGAAGAAATGGAATTAGAACTAATGAAAGAATATCGTAAAGAATTCATCAGTGAAGGGCAGTTATTTTATTTCTATAAAAGAAATGGATTGACCCAAATCCCAGGTGTTTCGGAGACTGTAATCATGGACGAAGAAGAGTATGTACTCCCTATTCCTGATAATGAAATTGAATTTGGTAACCGGTAA
- a CDS encoding DUF4843 domain-containing protein, which produces MKKFKYIGLLFLTMALTLSCEREEIISFQANDAINFLDESVTYSFLSNPGDEYIQEIEVRIMGMAKDYDRNFEVEIIDDELTTAQADQFEIIDGVVKANKYTGTLSIKVFNSAELAEEEVSLHLRLSDSQDFKKGNIESSKFLLTWTDKVVVPNWRWYSYFFTRVPSTEAYRAVVASTGLVQFEISDYLALGPTGAEAMGTQFGDYVKQWNRDNPDNPLRHDDGPLAGELIEPIYYTKSIFD; this is translated from the coding sequence ATGAAAAAATTTAAGTACATAGGACTCCTTTTCCTTACTATGGCTTTAACCCTTTCTTGCGAAAGGGAAGAGATAATATCCTTTCAGGCAAATGATGCTATTAATTTTTTAGATGAATCCGTCACCTACTCCTTCCTGTCGAATCCAGGTGATGAATATATCCAGGAGATAGAAGTTCGAATAATGGGAATGGCCAAAGATTATGATAGAAATTTTGAGGTAGAAATCATCGATGATGAACTAACCACTGCTCAAGCCGATCAGTTTGAAATTATTGACGGAGTAGTTAAAGCTAATAAATATACTGGAACACTCTCCATAAAAGTTTTTAACTCTGCTGAATTGGCTGAAGAAGAGGTTTCTCTTCATCTCAGACTTTCCGATTCCCAAGATTTCAAAAAAGGAAATATTGAATCTTCAAAATTCCTTTTAACCTGGACGGATAAAGTAGTAGTCCCGAATTGGAGATGGTATTCATATTTCTTTACCAGGGTTCCAAGCACAGAAGCTTATAGAGCTGTAGTAGCCTCAACCGGTCTAGTACAATTCGAGATTAGCGATTATTTAGCCCTTGGTCCAACTGGTGCAGAAGCAATGGGAACTCAGTTTGGTGATTATGTTAAGCAGTGGAACAGGGATAATCCTGACAATCCTTTACGTCATGATGATGGTCCTCTTGCAGGCGAATTGATAGAGCCAATCTACTATACTAAATCCATTTTTGATTAA
- a CDS encoding PKD-like family lipoprotein gives MKLFKYLFFISVLAGVLQSCFKDTSTLDINEITGVEIDTTGMSSLSVYQFDTLNVEPNLNIGNLSESDLLYEWKINLRPNDTVYEVISEEKNLEYEINFRPNTSGQTHQLYYTITDLTTGLDYIMTWPVTVRNNIGEGLVIAETPDGVNTDISHIMAPQVTPDYDKVSVKHNIYSILNGSTLPGLVKQMRFAKIYGVDAIMAITDEDFYRINTLDYSFGGMNDDLFFGSKPEYNPQALGAVSQSDIYIGNNQLTATYLGASRKFALPFDTSYQVPDHVAFNPFTYYPLPVRISFYDESNDHFVYLPSLSAWGDNNMYVTPNSEEGVFNPSNLPNKVNLAASVSTDGDFRHILKDQETGEIALYVLDGGQDGFPTVGPPAPKNLFSLANAPGIEEADNFTFLDNQKVLYYTSGNVLYAMLYSGNEPVFEERYKFSDAEEITTVQVYRQADYPFRSEGFDPPYINTNNKQLIVSTYGSEGKVYLLPFVNAGVGNIDDSNIQVFGGFDRITAITTQL, from the coding sequence ATGAAATTATTTAAATACCTATTTTTCATAAGTGTTCTGGCAGGGGTTTTACAATCCTGTTTTAAAGATACCAGCACGCTTGATATAAATGAAATAACCGGGGTAGAAATCGATACCACCGGAATGAGCTCTCTTTCAGTTTACCAGTTTGATACTTTAAACGTGGAACCGAACCTTAATATCGGGAATCTTTCAGAGTCAGATCTTCTTTATGAATGGAAGATTAACCTTAGACCTAATGACACCGTTTATGAGGTGATTAGTGAAGAAAAAAATCTGGAATACGAGATTAATTTCAGACCGAATACCTCTGGACAAACCCATCAGCTATACTATACTATAACTGACCTTACGACTGGTCTGGATTATATAATGACATGGCCGGTTACTGTTAGGAATAACATTGGAGAAGGTTTAGTGATTGCGGAAACCCCCGATGGAGTTAATACCGATATCAGCCATATTATGGCCCCGCAGGTTACTCCAGATTATGATAAAGTTAGTGTAAAGCATAATATTTATTCTATTCTTAATGGATCAACCCTCCCAGGCTTGGTTAAACAGATGAGATTCGCAAAAATTTATGGTGTAGACGCTATTATGGCCATTACTGATGAAGATTTCTATCGAATAAATACCCTTGATTATTCTTTCGGAGGCATGAATGATGATTTGTTCTTCGGTAGTAAGCCGGAATATAACCCACAGGCTCTTGGAGCCGTTAGTCAGAGTGATATTTATATTGGGAATAACCAGTTAACGGCAACTTATTTGGGAGCTTCGCGAAAGTTTGCTTTACCATTTGACACCTCATACCAGGTACCTGATCACGTTGCCTTTAATCCTTTTACGTATTATCCGCTACCGGTAAGGATTAGTTTCTATGATGAATCCAATGACCATTTCGTCTACCTGCCATCACTTTCAGCCTGGGGAGATAACAATATGTATGTAACTCCAAACAGTGAAGAAGGCGTTTTCAACCCTTCAAACTTACCAAACAAAGTGAATTTAGCGGCTAGTGTTAGTACCGATGGTGATTTCCGTCATATTCTCAAAGACCAGGAAACAGGAGAAATAGCTTTATACGTTCTTGACGGTGGTCAGGATGGGTTCCCGACCGTAGGTCCCCCTGCACCGAAAAACCTTTTCAGCTTAGCCAATGCCCCTGGTATTGAAGAGGCCGATAATTTTACCTTCCTGGATAATCAAAAGGTTCTTTACTATACCTCTGGAAATGTGTTATACGCTATGTTATACAGTGGTAATGAACCGGTATTTGAAGAAAGGTATAAATTCTCTGATGCCGAAGAAATAACTACAGTTCAGGTTTACCGCCAGGCGGATTATCCTTTCCGTTCCGAAGGTTTTGACCCTCCTTACATCAATACAAATAACAAGCAACTTATCGTTTCAACCTATGGTTCTGAAGGAAAAGTATACTTGCTACCATTTGTTAATGCAGGGGTAGGGAATATTGATGACAGTAACATTCAAGTATTTGGAGGATTTGATCGAATTACCGCAATTACAACTCAGTTATAA
- a CDS encoding DUF4350 domain-containing protein, with product MKKIFNIARLELSILFYSPIAWIILIIFTIQAGITFVDLLEAREASQQLGNDLKGLTMDIFGGGRGFFAAVQNKLYLYIPLLTMGLMSREISSGSIKLLFSSPVTNKQIILGKFLSMMIYGLLLIAVLLLIIGIASFSIEAIDIKFLLGGLLGLYLLICAYAAIGLFMSSLTSYQVVAAVSTLAVLAALNFVGTIGQSIDFVRDITYWISIEGRANNFLNGLISSKDLLYFLLVIGFFLTLTIMKLNSGREVRSTITIASRYALLIVGVLAIGYISSLPALNGYYDTTRFKDKTLTDNSIELLEKLEEPITITNYVNVINSFAHLGSPKWRIFDLQQFDQYTRYLPDLEMKYVTYYDSTLNSRDNTPMTLEERGQRAATAYGFDFEKALKPEEIREKIDLRPEENLFVRTVEHKGKTSNLRMFYDMYTYPHEAEISAGIKRLLQDPPVIGILTDKETRRINLTGDKHYKDVTNTLTSRYSLINQGFDIDEVSLDDPKPIPHDLTALVLADPMEEFSKSELQKLRNYLKQGGNLLIAGEPGKQELLNPLLKELGLEFTPGTLLQESDKYELDLIQATLAEEADFIHLDFSDKDVISLPGAVAINRIDTTDSFEMTPLLHTNPKQVWNRDTPFDLETDSISFNPSTESRNYKPVAVAMEKKVGEKNQKIVVIGDADFMSNGELGRFNLRTKNSKFVTKLLNWFSDYEFPIDTTRPEPIDNKILVSQEKISWIEKFLLGIMPLSLAFAGGFLLISRKRN from the coding sequence ATGAAGAAGATATTTAATATAGCCAGGCTGGAGCTAAGCATTCTGTTTTATTCTCCCATAGCCTGGATAATCTTAATAATTTTTACAATTCAAGCGGGGATAACTTTTGTCGACCTCCTTGAAGCCCGGGAGGCTAGTCAGCAACTTGGCAATGACCTTAAAGGGCTCACAATGGATATCTTTGGAGGTGGCAGAGGATTTTTTGCTGCTGTTCAAAATAAACTCTATTTATATATTCCATTATTAACGATGGGCCTCATGAGCCGGGAAATCAGTAGCGGTTCCATAAAATTATTATTCTCCTCACCTGTTACTAATAAACAAATCATCCTTGGGAAGTTTTTGTCAATGATGATCTACGGTCTCCTGTTAATTGCTGTACTGTTACTTATTATAGGTATCGCAAGTTTTTCAATTGAAGCCATTGATATTAAATTTCTACTCGGAGGTCTATTAGGATTGTATCTACTTATTTGTGCCTATGCAGCTATAGGTCTGTTTATGTCAAGTCTTACCTCCTACCAGGTAGTGGCGGCAGTTAGCACTCTCGCTGTGCTGGCAGCTTTGAATTTTGTTGGCACCATTGGTCAGAGTATTGACTTTGTAAGGGATATAACCTATTGGATTTCCATTGAAGGTCGGGCAAATAACTTTTTGAATGGCCTGATTAGTTCAAAAGACCTACTCTATTTTCTATTGGTAATTGGTTTTTTCTTAACCCTAACAATAATGAAGTTGAATAGTGGAAGGGAAGTAAGATCTACCATTACCATAGCCTCACGCTATGCCCTATTAATTGTAGGTGTTTTAGCTATCGGTTACATTAGTTCCCTGCCTGCTTTAAATGGTTATTACGATACTACCAGATTTAAAGACAAAACCCTTACCGATAACAGTATAGAACTGCTGGAAAAACTGGAAGAACCCATAACCATTACTAATTATGTGAATGTAATAAACAGTTTTGCACATTTGGGGTCACCAAAATGGAGGATTTTTGATTTACAGCAGTTTGATCAATACACCCGCTATTTACCAGACCTCGAAATGAAATATGTTACCTATTATGATTCGACATTGAATTCACGGGATAACACCCCAATGACTTTAGAAGAACGAGGACAAAGAGCGGCAACCGCCTATGGTTTTGATTTTGAAAAAGCTTTGAAACCTGAGGAAATACGCGAAAAAATAGACTTACGCCCGGAAGAAAATTTATTTGTGAGAACGGTAGAGCACAAAGGAAAAACCTCCAACCTCCGTATGTTCTATGATATGTATACTTACCCTCATGAAGCTGAGATCTCAGCTGGTATAAAAAGACTTCTACAGGATCCCCCCGTAATTGGCATCCTAACCGATAAAGAAACAAGAAGGATAAACCTAACGGGGGATAAGCATTATAAAGATGTCACAAACACCCTTACTTCCCGTTACTCGCTAATTAATCAAGGTTTTGATATAGACGAAGTAAGCTTGGATGACCCAAAACCCATTCCCCATGACTTAACGGCTCTTGTTCTGGCTGACCCAATGGAGGAATTTTCTAAATCAGAACTGCAAAAGCTTAGAAACTACCTCAAACAAGGAGGGAACCTCTTAATTGCAGGGGAACCAGGAAAACAGGAATTGCTTAATCCTTTGCTCAAAGAACTCGGTCTTGAATTTACCCCAGGCACCTTGTTACAGGAAAGTGATAAATATGAACTAGATCTTATCCAGGCAACTTTAGCTGAAGAAGCAGATTTTATTCACCTTGATTTTTCTGATAAAGATGTGATTAGTCTTCCTGGTGCTGTAGCTATAAATCGTATTGATACCACCGATAGTTTTGAAATGACCCCGCTGCTTCATACAAACCCGAAGCAAGTTTGGAATAGAGATACCCCTTTTGATCTGGAAACAGATTCAATAAGTTTTAATCCATCTACAGAGTCCAGAAACTACAAACCAGTTGCTGTAGCCATGGAGAAGAAAGTGGGAGAAAAAAATCAAAAGATTGTGGTTATTGGAGATGCCGATTTTATGAGTAATGGAGAATTGGGACGATTTAACCTCAGGACAAAAAATTCAAAGTTCGTAACCAAATTACTTAACTGGTTTAGCGACTATGAATTTCCTATAGATACTACCAGACCCGAACCAATTGATAATAAAATTCTTGTAAGCCAGGAAAAAATTTCATGGATTGAAAAATTCTTATTAGGAATTATGCCTCTCTCACTTGCTTTCGCTGGTGGCTTCCTGTTAATATCACGTAAAAGAAATTAA
- a CDS encoding ABC transporter ATP-binding protein, whose product MQESIAQIKNLSHRYSKDWAIQNINFEISNHGILGLLGSNGAGKSTTMNILCGVINQTEGEAYIDGINVRENPVEAKKLIGFLPQKAPLHPELTVDEYLTHCAHMRSIPSKDIKPALEYAKQKCGISHFSKRVLKNLSGGYQQRVGLAQAIIHNPKLVVLDEPTNGLDPNQILEVRKLIKEIAEERAVILSTHILSEVQATCDDIVMIENGHIVFQDTLHAFNNYIEPNSLIMDFEEIPDKNEILKTPGISEIETINKNQVRLKFNSGPEVTQELIKASVQNNWKLTEIYLEKTSLDSVFAQLSKTPQQTYNTNKNKISA is encoded by the coding sequence ATGCAAGAAAGTATTGCTCAAATTAAGAACCTTTCACATCGCTACAGTAAAGACTGGGCGATTCAAAACATAAATTTTGAAATATCAAATCATGGAATTCTTGGCCTGTTAGGCTCAAACGGTGCCGGAAAATCTACCACTATGAATATTCTCTGCGGCGTAATTAATCAAACAGAAGGAGAAGCCTATATTGATGGGATTAATGTTAGAGAAAATCCGGTTGAAGCGAAAAAACTTATAGGTTTTTTGCCTCAAAAAGCACCCCTGCACCCGGAGTTAACGGTAGACGAATATCTTACTCATTGCGCCCACATGAGGTCTATTCCCTCTAAAGACATTAAACCTGCTTTAGAATATGCTAAGCAAAAATGCGGTATCTCTCATTTCAGTAAAAGAGTGCTGAAAAATTTATCAGGAGGATATCAACAAAGGGTTGGGCTGGCTCAGGCAATAATCCATAATCCAAAATTGGTAGTTCTCGATGAACCCACCAATGGATTGGATCCAAACCAAATTCTAGAAGTAAGGAAATTGATAAAAGAAATCGCTGAAGAAAGGGCCGTAATTTTGTCTACCCACATACTTTCAGAAGTTCAGGCCACCTGTGATGATATCGTAATGATTGAAAATGGCCATATCGTATTCCAGGATACCCTTCACGCCTTCAATAATTACATTGAGCCAAATAGCCTAATTATGGATTTTGAGGAAATTCCAGATAAAAATGAAATTTTGAAAACACCGGGAATTAGCGAAATCGAGACTATAAACAAAAATCAGGTTAGATTGAAGTTTAACTCTGGTCCTGAAGTAACCCAGGAATTGATAAAAGCTAGTGTACAAAATAACTGGAAGCTAACAGAAATATATTTAGAAAAGACCTCCTTAGATAGTGTTTTTGCCCAGTTATCTAAAACTCCACAACAAACTTACAATACCAATAAAAACAAAATTTCAGCCTAA
- a CDS encoding Gldg family protein, protein MKKIFKIARLELSIMFYSPIAWLLLIIFIVQTGLTFTDLLYSQETNQQLGRPLNVLSKVLFAGEDGILTTVQKNLYLYIPLLTMGLFSRETSSGSFKLLLSSPVTVSQIVLGKFLSMMIYTLLLALVLATFIVSGVVSIEALDIKFVLGGILGIFLLMCAYSAIGLFMSSLTTYQVVAAISTLAVLAALNFIGEIGQAYDFVRNITYWFSISGRADHMVNGLISSKGLIYFFLVIALFLGLTIIKLTNERKTKSNSRKILEYSGVIITVAVIGYITSLPSLNQYYDTTRFKDRTLTENSQEIIKKINQPLEITTYVNAVHHSARYGAPENRIKDLNRFESYRRFLPGMEMNYVTYYDTLVRYNDTTKTLLEKAEKAASAHKFDFDDMLPPEEIKKKINLIPENNRLVRMVKIGDKQTPLRMFDDIYVYPNESEITAALKRLVYEPSKVGVLTGQMERSIESIGDNGYKIITNGVNVRGSLINQGFEVMNVPATAAKFPDDLDVLVIADPKKEFSPELISKLESYINNGGNLVISGEPGRQEILNPFLKQLGVAFAQGTLLQETENYELDLIQAKFTQQAAKYGFGFYEKALVTLPGTMAVTYADTAGFNVEPILFTNKEQTWNKLGEFDLDTENIRFDPENDQKLATPVALALTRETENGTQKIMVLGDSDYMSNSEMNRNNINTVNSSLAVRMFRWFSDGEYPVNTGRTKAIDTVIKLDRNQIQWLKGVYAGIIPIALGSLGMIILIRRKRN, encoded by the coding sequence ATGAAGAAAATTTTTAAAATTGCCAGGCTGGAATTGAGTATTATGTTTTATTCACCCATCGCCTGGTTGTTGCTCATAATATTTATTGTTCAGACTGGTTTGACTTTTACTGATCTCCTGTACAGCCAGGAAACGAATCAACAATTAGGTCGCCCTTTAAATGTGCTTTCTAAAGTTCTGTTTGCAGGTGAAGATGGGATTCTAACTACAGTTCAAAAAAACCTCTACTTATATATCCCTCTCTTAACAATGGGGCTTTTTAGTAGGGAAACTAGTAGTGGATCTTTTAAGCTTTTGCTTTCATCGCCTGTAACGGTTTCCCAAATAGTACTCGGAAAATTTCTTTCCATGATGATTTATACCCTGTTATTAGCTCTGGTTCTGGCTACTTTTATAGTCTCAGGAGTAGTTTCCATTGAAGCTCTTGATATTAAGTTTGTATTAGGGGGAATTTTAGGAATTTTTCTGCTTATGTGTGCCTATTCAGCAATAGGTTTATTCATGTCAAGCTTAACAACATATCAGGTTGTAGCAGCAATTAGTACTCTGGCCGTTCTCGCAGCTTTAAACTTTATCGGTGAAATTGGCCAGGCCTATGATTTCGTGCGGAATATCACTTATTGGTTTTCAATTTCTGGTAGAGCTGACCACATGGTTAACGGCCTAATAAGTAGTAAGGGCCTTATATATTTCTTTTTAGTGATAGCTCTTTTTCTAGGACTCACCATAATAAAGCTAACCAATGAGAGAAAGACAAAAAGCAATTCCCGAAAAATCCTGGAGTATTCTGGAGTAATTATTACGGTAGCTGTGATTGGGTATATTACCTCCCTCCCATCTTTGAATCAATATTATGATACAACACGATTTAAGGATAGAACCCTAACTGAAAATTCACAGGAAATTATTAAAAAAATAAACCAGCCTCTAGAGATCACTACCTATGTAAACGCTGTTCACCACAGCGCTCGCTATGGAGCCCCAGAAAATAGGATAAAAGATCTCAATAGGTTTGAATCTTATAGAAGATTCCTTCCAGGTATGGAAATGAATTATGTGACCTACTATGATACCCTGGTTCGATATAATGACACCACCAAAACCTTACTCGAAAAAGCTGAAAAAGCAGCTTCAGCACATAAGTTCGATTTTGATGATATGTTACCTCCGGAAGAGATTAAGAAAAAAATTAATTTAATTCCTGAGAATAATCGGCTGGTACGAATGGTGAAAATTGGCGATAAACAAACACCATTGCGAATGTTCGATGATATTTATGTGTATCCCAACGAAAGTGAGATTACTGCAGCCCTGAAACGCCTGGTTTATGAGCCCTCAAAAGTAGGAGTACTAACAGGACAAATGGAAAGAAGCATAGAAAGTATTGGCGATAATGGTTATAAAATAATAACCAATGGGGTGAACGTTCGTGGGTCTCTAATAAATCAGGGATTTGAAGTAATGAATGTTCCCGCCACAGCCGCCAAATTCCCTGATGATTTAGATGTATTGGTTATCGCAGATCCTAAAAAAGAATTTTCTCCTGAACTGATAAGTAAACTGGAATCCTATATAAATAATGGAGGTAATCTTGTCATATCCGGTGAGCCCGGACGCCAGGAAATTCTTAATCCATTTTTAAAGCAGCTCGGTGTAGCTTTTGCCCAGGGAACACTTCTTCAGGAAACCGAAAATTATGAATTGGATTTAATTCAGGCAAAATTCACTCAACAAGCTGCAAAATACGGTTTCGGATTTTATGAAAAAGCACTTGTTACTTTGCCCGGCACCATGGCAGTAACCTATGCAGATACTGCAGGCTTCAATGTAGAACCTATTCTTTTCACCAATAAAGAGCAGACCTGGAACAAACTTGGAGAATTCGATCTGGACACCGAGAATATCAGGTTTGATCCCGAAAATGACCAGAAACTGGCTACCCCTGTTGCTTTAGCGCTAACTAGAGAAACTGAAAATGGCACCCAGAAAATTATGGTACTGGGAGACTCTGATTATATGAGCAACAGTGAAATGAACCGGAATAATATAAATACCGTTAATTCCTCTCTCGCAGTAAGAATGTTCCGTTGGTTCTCTGATGGAGAGTATCCGGTAAATACGGGGAGAACGAAAGCCATAGATACGGTAATTAAACTTGACCGAAATCAGATTCAATGGCTAAAAGGAGTTTATGCGGGTATTATTCCAATTGCCCTGGGAAGTTTAGGAATGATAATCCTTATAAGAAGAAAAAGAAATTAA